The following is a genomic window from Calliphora vicina chromosome 5, idCalVici1.1, whole genome shotgun sequence.
aacattttttaacaaaaaattaaaaaaaactactttggaaaaaaaataaattttgtttacctaaaaatatttaaaatttgtaaaagattcggcacagccgaatatagctcttttacttgtttctcATAATATTGCTTGAAGACTCGAAACAATTTCCCGCTTGACTTCATTACTGATTGCGCAACGGTGTTCGGCTTCTGTAGCttcatttccagtgaaataCATTTGAAAGAACTTCGCATCATCATTGGAAAGCGGGAGTAATGATCcaattctgtggtacatttgaccttgaactttaaaggtgaACATGAAGCGGACGTTGTTTAAGATATTAGTTGCCCCGAAggacgtcatttgaaagcatggGTTGTATTTTCAGTTATATTGAAGGAAATGGCAAAACAACTTTACCtttcgaacagcacattcccggggattccATAGAGAACGCGGCAATGAAAGCAAAGTTGGATAATTGCGCCAATCAGTACgtccttgtgattcctgtagtcatctCCTTATTGTAATGAAGTGCCgccaactttaaatcgattatTTCTCTTCATCAAGCCATTAGGGAGCGATTGGCGTCTTTTGATATTCTGTTGGGGTGTCTCTGCAGCTCTCAATGACGATGCGGTCTCTTTCCGTTTCTGCTACTCTAGACGTAGATGCCGTTTCGCGATTTTCCTCTATACGTGATTCGCTGTTTCCGCTTCTCTAGATGTCCTTTCCCGAAGACGTGATTGGCGgtagtttttcttcaattgaagtttgaaattgaatttgtttgtaacaacaatttaaattcaattattttttttagacatttcttttttatattttttcattttcatttgtttgacgttatagggaatgtataatagAGAATacactttctaataattgtaccttgctagTTCTGTCATGGTTTTTCTgtggaaatgaaaatttaaaattgtcacCTTCGGAAAAGGTTCTATGGAATCATTATGAACCCAGTAGCCCTTCTATGGAACGATTCTGGGACCAGTTCTCTAGTcaataatttttacttcaaattgTCACCCTCGGAATTAGTTTAAGCTTCTTAACAGtggttaaatttattaattagttCTTCCATcattgttttttattcgaaataagGACATTTTTGTTTCATTCATTATATtacaactagttttaaatataaactagtttaaaataactatttcctATTAAAcactatatataaataatttaattaattaaatacttaaacaattaaattttttttttttattttgaccttttaattaaatattcggaaaagtttccattgtattgtcaattGTCACTACATATCGCAACTGGTGTACGATATTATGTGGTCGTATTTGCCCGGCTATACTTTCTTCCCAGTTTTAAATATagattgattttttaaatgttaagataacagcattttctttcataataaataattttaaataaatgtaccatcttaataaataatatttaaatgtatttaactTCTTTCGTGTCTAGACATGCCTGcagaatttttaagaaattattttgttcaaattattACTAGAATTTGCTGGATTGTCTtcattaacttttaaaaacatattactCGAGAGATAGAGTAAAAGCAACAGTTCGATGATAAAGAACTTGCTATATTATTATGTcccgaaaaaaaaaacaataaaatattacatatgtatatagatatgTACCAACAACTCTTTAAACTAAACTGAGTCCAATTGGAAAAATGTAAAGTTCAAGTAAGACAAAAGTTACCATTTaagattaaaaatttaaaatttctagataaatttaatttataaaaaaattatttgtaagtaTACTACGATAagaagggtatacaagattcggcacagtctgttatttgatttttcttaaTGGAATTGTGTGAAGCATTTCTTATCAAAGACTGTATTTCACTGAAGCCTATAATGaaagtaaaaattttccaatgCTACTAATTTTAATACCGAGACGAAAGACATAATCGAAATTGTAAATGATATGAAagaacaaacatacatatgtatgtacgagcATTCTTGAAGTGACCAACTCTTTATCGTCAGTGTGCATTTTCTTTCTGCTTTAATTAAATATAGTACATAgattacaatataaattaataaatagacTTTATCATCATCAAGATTGTGTGCACCATTTAATAAGCATTATGACGAAAGTTATGTATTATCTTTAGACAAAAAATATGTGAGTTATCTCAACTTTTTGGCACTACACTCCAGGGTGTGGAAAAAATTAGAAAGTAATAACATCGATCGTATCAggttactggacaaaaaatgtccagtaaaaaatatcatgttctctatctatgaATTGTCACTTTTAATACTCTCTTGCTccctcgttacaagtttttaaaagtaaatgaacgcaatcccgtaacttccagtgataatttgtacaaattattacaaattatcaagtacgcgaacactacTAGTATCtcagagaattcttattgtcagagctatattgtggaattttatggggaccatttttgtggaagatcttaaccctctaactcctctctttcaaaaaggacatttaaggattaaaatattccacaaaaatgttTGCCGAAAAATTTCAGTATGGGACACCAAAGAtatcaaagttgtaaataaagctctttacgcttaattagcaaaattacacgccaccttgggtctcaaatttaaaaaaaaaatcgccaagaatccatttatgatccgaatgagctgaaatttaaaatatcaattgtccttgaagatctacaaaaaacatacatttaggtttatttattttgctcgatttttttgttgtttagatatttttttaaatatcagatGTAATTGTGATAAAATTGcgaataaaataacaacaattagcttacagttatctcgtccctataaaaagttacacgcatccaaaattggaacatataaaaatgtatgtctAGGGTTCTAGcagcttcaatgttaatgttagcagctttaacattTAAAGTTTCCATAGTTACAAACAATGTTAATTActgcgtgttatcaacattgttgataagtagaaacttctactgatggaaatgtttataaacatgatgaatgttgatTCAAGTGGAATTTTGTAACAACATGTAGCTTATAAAAGTTAACAACTTGTTGCAACGTTAAATTGCAAGACGAATTTATATAAGTTGGtgtcgcacagtgctttgttctcATATAAGCAATGGACACAATTAGAGGGAGTTGTCGTGGACAAATAGAAATTACTTAACTATTAGATTTTGGTATggtgaagaaaaaatatagttttttaagaaatcgGTACAAGGTCACgtatagcttccatataacctttgaatacattttgaataaaacatACAGTTGTGCTCTGAATATTGTTACAAATTTcattatcaattttaatttaatgacatTTACCATGTTTATAagcatttccatcagtagaaacgtttacttatcaacaatgttgataacatgcagttattagcattgtttataagtatgacaataTTAACATTGGAGCAGCGAGGTTATATGCATGTAGCCTGAGACAGTCCATAAGACTGCATTTATTCAGGATATACAGGAAGATAGCTGGGTGAAGAAGGCCTCTTCTGGTTCAAGACCCATGTGATCTAAGTGGCAATTTTAGAAACTCTTAGTTGTATTTTTTGGcccaaaactataaaaaatctaaatatttcccAATTTCCAACATCGTCGTTTATTATCGAATTAGGGTCGtaataatttcaaatgaaatcattataaatcaaacattttattccaatattaatttttctcaaatgAATATTGGTTTTGCTAGGATCCTCAATTATGGCAATTAAGAGATTTACATATTGccaaaagtactaaataaaGTCCCATTATTGTTGTCTGAGTTTTAAAATCCTTTTGAAATTACATCTATCTTaaagtaatgaaatattttgaagaCTTACAGGATgaatacaaatatatgtttattgAAATTGTTACAATTTACCATACTTCCAGCCATTTATTCGCTTTGTATACGATAAATCACGCATAACAAATAGATATTTTACATTGAGAAACCAAAACCattaatgttataaaaaaatttcttaaaatataagtTCTGGTATATCATTGCCAAATAATAGTTTCCATGAAATGGGCACAGTCAATTTAATGCCTCCCTTATCAGTCTTAAAACCTAAAAATCCATCACAAAGTTCACTCAGTTCCCTGATGATTAATGTAGCATCGGTTGAATTGTCACCTTCCAGCAAGTAGCGGAATAGCAGCATAACGGGAATTTTCTTCTCATCCAAAACACGCAACAACTGCATCGCATTACCACCACCAAATATCGTTTCTCCCTGAAATTCTTTccatttcaccaaatttaattgttCCTGATGGGTTTCCTTGAAATTTTCGCTTGCCTTGTACTCATAGGGGCAAGCCTCAATTGTGCGTTTCTCAAAACCAAAGCTACCGCTAAGTATCACAACTCTGCCTGCCTTTTCCACAATTTTGGCCAACTCATTGTGAAAGTCAGTAATGTGTCGAGAGATGAAGGGTGAACGGAATTGAAAAACTAACAACTTATCGTCGCTGCTTTCATAAAGTTCACAAGCTGCTACTTTCTCTTGTGGTTCATGTTGATATGCTGATGGACCGTATACAGGAATCAAAGCTGGATGATGTATAGAACCGACCCGCTTAAGATTTTTCGAAGATATTAACAAATCACAGGCCAATTGAGCGGCGTTTCCCACGCAAATGCTGGGAATAATAACTGTGTATCCATCGAAGTCATTggtagttttattttcttttaactgCAGCATCGAAAGtcgttatatttaattattttttgttattaaagttGAATCTTCAGCAAGAatgacaatgttttttttataaacaaaaagtgGTGCCAGA
Proteins encoded in this region:
- the LOC135961443 gene encoding proteasome assembly chaperone 2; protein product: MLQLKENKTTNDFDGYTVIIPSICVGNAAQLACDLLISSKNLKRVGSIHHPALIPVYGPSAYQHEPQEKVAACELYESSDDKLLVFQFRSPFISRHITDFHNELAKIVEKAGRVVILSGSFGFEKRTIEACPYEYKASENFKETHQEQLNLVKWKEFQGETIFGGGNAMQLLRVLDEKKIPVMLLFRYLLEGDNSTDATLIIRELSELCDGFLGFKTDKGGIKLTVPISWKLLFGNDIPELIF